DNA from Xanthomonas hyacinthi:
CGGCCGCCGAAGCTGGCAACCCGATCGAAACACAGGTCGAATGGCGCCGCCGCCAGCGCCTGTCCGGCGGCATGCGCCTGCTGCAGCAGGCGCGGCGGGATGCCGGCATACTCGCCGAGATAATGCAGGGTCAGGTGCAGACGCTCGACCGGCAACGCACGCCCGCGCAGGCCATGCGCGGCGCGCAGGCGCTCGCCCACGGCGAACACGCGCTGCGCGGTCGCCGCATCCGGCAGCACGGCGAAGAACAGGCGCTCGCGCGGCGCCGGCGCGGCGAAATCGAGCGAGAACTGCGCGTCTGCAGAGGAAACATCGTGGGCCATCGGCAGGCTGCGGCGGAAACCGCGGGCGATTCGGCAGCGGGTGGGCCGCCATGGTAGCAAGCGCAGCGCAGTCGGCGCGCAGCGCCTGCCGCGGTGCAACGCAAACGGCCGAGCGGACGGAATCCGCTCGGCCTTTGCGTCTGTGCAGCATCGGCACGCTGGCGTCCGCGAGGACCGCAGCGTGCGGTGTGGGCGATGCGGGCCGGACCCAGGTCCGGCCTGCGACTCAGGCCGCGTTCTTCATCGCCAGCTTGCGGTTGCGCATCACGTCGTGGCAGGCGCGCACTTCCGGCAGCAACTTGGTGGCCACATCGCGCGCGGCGACCGGGGTGTCGCTGTCGGCGATGGTCTCGTTGAACGCCTTCAACAGGCGATCCTCGGATTCCTCCAGCTCGGCCACATAGCCGTACTTGGTGTCGCCCAGCGCGGCGCGCACCTTGCCGTACATCTGCTGCATGCTGCCAACCAGGGTGCCGTGCTCGTCGGGCTTGCCGCCGACCGCCTGCACCACCGCGCTCAGGCTGCCGACGATGTCCGACTTGACCCCGGCGATGCGCAGGAACAACGCCGACAGCTCGGCGTCGCCGACCTTCTGCGCCGCTTCTTGGTAGAACTGCTTGCCGTCGCGGGAGATGGCGATGAGGTCGTTGAGGCTGTGGGTGGTCTTGCTCTGAATGCTCATGGATGGAACTCCTTCTGCAATGGGCCGGCGAACAACGCGCAACGGGCATGTCCGGTGGTGTTCCCCGGATGTCGCTCGGCCGCGGGATGAAGAGTCTTGCCGCGTTGCGTCGTGGCAGGGATGCTGGACGCCGAGGCATAAAATGCACGTGAGCCGAAACGCGTGCGTCCTCACGCCGCGCTGGCAGGGATGAACGGGCATTCATGGCGCGCGTGCCGACGGCCTGGCGCTATTTTCGCCAGTCGTTTGCGCATGCCGGCAGCGCACGCCGCAGCGGAGCGACCCGCATGCCGGCCCGGCGCTCATCCATCGCCGCCATGCTAGCCGGCGGTCGCCAGGCGCTGCGCACGGCGCGCATCGTGGCGCGCCCACAGGTACACCAGCAGCCCGCCCAGCGCCGCCGCCGCGCCGACGTAGCCGGTCGAGGTCCAGCCCAGCCCGGCGCTGATCGCGATCCCGCCCATCCACGGCCCCAGCGCATTGGCCAGGTTGAACGCGGCGTGGTTGGAGGCCGCGGCCAGGGTCTGCGCCTCGCTGGCCACGTCCATCAGCCGGGTCTGCAGCACCGGCGCCAGCGCGCCCATGCGGCCGACTGCGACCACCGCCGGCAGCACCGCCCACGGCGAGTGCGCGGCCAGCGGCCACGCCAGCAGCACCGCCATCGACCACAGCAGCACCAGCGGCACCGCACGGAACTGCAGCCGGTCGAACAGCCAGCCGCCGGCGAGATTGCCGAGCAGGCCGCCAAAGCCGAACGCGCACATCGCGAACGGGATCCAGCGTTCGGAGACGCCGGTGACCTGGATCAGGGTCGGCGCCAGATAACTGAACACGCAGAACATGCCGGCGAAGCCGACCGAGCCGATGCCCAGCGCCAGCCACACCTGCGTGCGGTTGAACGCGCGCAGCTCGCGCAGCGGCTGCTGCCGCGGCTCGTGCGGATCGGCCGGCAACAGGCGCATGACCAGCACCACGGTCAGTACCGCGATCGCCGCCACCAGCGCATAGACGTAGCGCCATTGCGCCACCTGGCCCAGCCAGGTCGCCAGTGGATTGCCGATCAGCACCGCCAGGTTCAGCCCGAGCAGCACCCGGCTCACCGCCGCACCGCGCTGGTCGGGGCGGCTGATCGAGGCGGCGACCAGGGTGGCCACGCCGAAATAGGCGCCGTGCGGCAGCCCGGCGATGAAGCGCACCAGCAGCATGCTGTGGTAATCCGGGGCCAGCGCGCTGGCCAGGTTGCCGACCGCGTAGAAGCCCATCAGCGCCAGCAGCAGGGTCCGCCGCGGCCAGCGCGCGCCGATGATCGCCAGCAGCGGCGCGCCGACCACCACGCCCAGCGCATAGGCGCTGATCAGGTGCCCGACCCGCGGCTCGTCGATCGCCAGCCCGCGTGCGATGTACGGCATCAGGCCCATCGTGGAGAACTCGCTGGTGCCGATCGCGAAGCCGCCCATCGCCAGCGCGAACAGGATCAGCACGTAGCCGCGGCGCGACAACGGCGTCGAAGGAGTGGCGAGGGTGGACATGCCCGGGACCCGATCGAGGAGGGTCGGTCATTGTTGTGCATCGCGACATGCAAATGCACCCATGCGCGTGCAACGCCGCGTTGCGGCACGGTGCCTGCCTGCGTCGCGCTGGCGGCGGCTGTACGCCTTCAGCGTGGCGCGCGATCCACCGCCCGCCGCGCGCCTGGCCTCCAGCACGGCGCCGCCGTCGCTGGCGAGCCTGCCGCCAGCAACGCACCCTCCCATCGCGACCGCGCGAAACCACGCACGCCGTCCCCATGTCTTCAACGTAGACGTCCTGGCCTGCGCTGCTGTGGCGTCCATGCCCTCATTCCTCGACTACCCGACCCTGGACTGAGCCGCGCGCACACCGGCACGCTGCGCATGCATGCCGCCGCGCTGGGTCATGCCGTCCACTGCGCAGGGTCAGCGCACTCCACCTGCGGCGCGGACTAGAGCACCAGCCGCTCGCCGAGGAAATCGACGAACACGCGCAGCTTCGGCAGCATGTGCCGGCCCGACGGCCACAGCAGGTGGAAGGTGCCGGTGGAATCGACATAGTCGTCGAGCAGCGTGCGCAGCGCGCCGGCCGCCAG
Protein-coding regions in this window:
- a CDS encoding 2'-5' RNA ligase family protein yields the protein MAHDVSSADAQFSLDFAAPAPRERLFFAVLPDAATAQRVFAVGERLRAAHGLRGRALPVERLHLTLHYLGEYAGIPPRLLQQAHAAGQALAAAPFDLCFDRVASFGGRACTRPLVLLGDGEPAALRRLRAALQQQLGRQGVATRADAAYVPHLTLAYDDRAVPLQAVPELRWTVATLSLIRSVQGQGRYLHEATWLLSAETAERARAGDAVRR
- a CDS encoding PA2169 family four-helix-bundle protein encodes the protein MSIQSKTTHSLNDLIAISRDGKQFYQEAAQKVGDAELSALFLRIAGVKSDIVGSLSAVVQAVGGKPDEHGTLVGSMQQMYGKVRAALGDTKYGYVAELEESEDRLLKAFNETIADSDTPVAARDVATKLLPEVRACHDVMRNRKLAMKNAA
- a CDS encoding MFS transporter, with protein sequence MSTLATPSTPLSRRGYVLILFALAMGGFAIGTSEFSTMGLMPYIARGLAIDEPRVGHLISAYALGVVVGAPLLAIIGARWPRRTLLLALMGFYAVGNLASALAPDYHSMLLVRFIAGLPHGAYFGVATLVAASISRPDQRGAAVSRVLLGLNLAVLIGNPLATWLGQVAQWRYVYALVAAIAVLTVVLVMRLLPADPHEPRQQPLRELRAFNRTQVWLALGIGSVGFAGMFCVFSYLAPTLIQVTGVSERWIPFAMCAFGFGGLLGNLAGGWLFDRLQFRAVPLVLLWSMAVLLAWPLAAHSPWAVLPAVVAVGRMGALAPVLQTRLMDVASEAQTLAAASNHAAFNLANALGPWMGGIAISAGLGWTSTGYVGAAAALGGLLVYLWARHDARRAQRLATAG